One window of the Paraburkholderia sp. PGU19 genome contains the following:
- the iolC gene encoding 5-dehydro-2-deoxygluconokinase, which produces MALTSKPTPQNASRFAAGRSRDIICLGRLAVDLYAQQVGSRLEDVSTFAKYLGGSSANIAFGCARLGLNASMLARVGNDHMGRFLTETLTKEGCDVSHVRVDQERLTALVLLGLKDRDTFPLIFYRENCADMAVDEADFDEAYIASSKALLITGTHFSTEQVNRTSRRALEYARNNDVRTVLDIDYRPVLWGLTGKADGETRFVANESVSAHIQGILPLFDLVIGTEEEFRIAGGKDSLIECLREVRKVTPATLVVKRGPLGCQIIDGDVPASIDDAPIQGGVEVEVLNVLGAGDAFASGFLSGWLRDEPLEACARAANASGALVVSRHGCAPAMPTPAELDYFLREAKADPARMRRPDRDATLARLHRVTPARKTHDEVLGFAFDHRNQFFELAQQTGADLSRISKLKSLFVEAVAQTEEALGLQGKTAVLIDDRYGQDALNAATGRGWWIGRPVELPGSVPLVFDHGRSIGTTLASWPREHVVKCLVQFHPDEPIEQRIEQEAQLRALYDAVQESGHELLLEVIPPKSLPGGPDIVYRALKRLYNIGLYPEWWKLEPMEASQWQAIDALIQERDPYCRGVVLLGLSAPVEQMIEGFRAAAQSKTCKGFTVGRTIHYEASQAWLAGQIDDDEVIARVRRTFETLIRSWRESRGTAHAAGSHTIRQEQAA; this is translated from the coding sequence ATGGCTCTTACCAGTAAACCCACGCCTCAGAACGCGAGCCGCTTCGCGGCGGGCCGCAGCCGCGACATCATCTGTCTAGGCCGGCTTGCCGTCGATCTGTACGCGCAGCAGGTCGGCTCACGCCTCGAAGACGTCTCGACCTTCGCGAAGTATCTGGGCGGTTCATCGGCAAACATCGCGTTCGGCTGCGCGCGGCTCGGTCTGAACGCGTCGATGCTCGCGCGCGTCGGCAACGACCACATGGGCCGCTTCCTCACCGAGACGCTGACGAAGGAAGGCTGCGACGTCAGCCACGTGCGCGTCGATCAGGAACGGCTGACCGCCCTCGTGCTGCTCGGCCTGAAAGACCGCGACACGTTCCCGCTGATTTTCTATCGCGAGAACTGCGCGGACATGGCCGTCGACGAAGCGGATTTCGACGAGGCCTACATTGCATCATCGAAAGCGCTGTTGATTACGGGCACGCACTTCTCGACGGAACAGGTCAACCGCACGAGCCGCCGCGCATTGGAATACGCGCGCAACAACGACGTGCGCACCGTGCTCGACATCGACTATCGCCCGGTACTGTGGGGACTCACGGGCAAGGCCGACGGCGAGACGCGCTTCGTCGCGAATGAAAGCGTAAGCGCTCATATTCAAGGCATCCTGCCCCTCTTCGATCTCGTGATCGGCACCGAAGAAGAGTTCCGGATTGCGGGCGGCAAGGATTCGCTGATCGAATGCCTCCGGGAAGTCCGCAAGGTGACGCCCGCGACGCTCGTCGTGAAGCGCGGGCCGCTCGGCTGCCAGATCATCGACGGCGACGTGCCCGCTTCGATCGACGACGCGCCGATTCAAGGCGGCGTCGAAGTCGAAGTGCTGAACGTGCTCGGCGCGGGCGATGCCTTCGCGTCCGGCTTTCTGTCGGGCTGGCTGCGCGATGAACCGCTCGAAGCCTGTGCACGCGCGGCGAACGCGAGCGGCGCGCTCGTCGTATCGCGCCACGGCTGCGCGCCCGCCATGCCGACACCCGCTGAACTCGACTACTTCCTGCGCGAAGCGAAAGCGGACCCGGCGCGCATGCGCCGTCCCGATCGCGACGCGACGCTTGCGCGCCTGCATCGCGTGACGCCCGCGCGCAAGACCCACGACGAAGTGCTCGGCTTCGCCTTCGATCACCGCAACCAGTTCTTCGAACTCGCACAGCAAACAGGTGCAGATCTCTCGCGCATTTCGAAGCTGAAGAGCCTGTTCGTCGAAGCCGTCGCGCAAACGGAAGAGGCGTTGGGCTTGCAAGGCAAGACCGCGGTGCTGATCGACGACCGTTATGGCCAGGACGCGCTCAACGCTGCAACAGGCCGTGGCTGGTGGATCGGCCGGCCGGTCGAATTGCCGGGTTCCGTGCCGCTCGTGTTCGATCACGGCCGCTCGATCGGCACGACGCTCGCCAGCTGGCCGCGCGAGCATGTGGTGAAGTGCCTCGTCCAGTTTCATCCCGACGAGCCGATCGAACAGCGCATCGAACAGGAAGCGCAACTGCGCGCGCTCTACGATGCCGTGCAGGAGTCCGGCCACGAACTGCTGCTCGAAGTGATTCCGCCGAAGAGCTTGCCCGGCGGACCGGATATCGTGTACCGCGCGTTGAAGCGGCTCTATAACATCGGCCTCTATCCGGAATGGTGGAAGCTCGAACCGATGGAAGCGTCGCAGTGGCAAGCCATCGATGCGTTGATCCAGGAACGCGATCCGTACTGCCGTGGCGTCGTGCTGCTCGGCCTGTCGGCGCCTGTCGAGCAGATGATCGAAGGCTTCCGCGCGGCAGCGCAATCGAAGACCTGCAAGGGCTTCACGGTCGGCCGCACAATTCACTACGAAGCGAGCCAGGCATGGCTCGCGGGTCAGATCGACGACGATGAAGTGATCGCCCGCGTGCGCCGCACGTTCGAAACGCTGATCCGGTCGTGGCGCGAAAGCCGTGGCACAGCGCATGCGGCGGGTTCGCATACCATCCGTCAGGAGCAGGCAGCATGA
- the iolB gene encoding 5-deoxy-glucuronate isomerase yields MSLLVKAQREGQTIARVTPESAGWKYVGFAAYRMESNEVVHVLEASREVCIVVMAGAVDIETDAQTWTGLGSRDSVFEDSAPVAVYLPPGVRAIVRANRHAEVGVASAPAKGEYPARLIESSQMKRSVRGKGANTRYVCDILPQTETAESLLVVEVRTPGGHSSSYPPHKHDTNNIPAESFLEETYYHRLSPPQGFAFQRVYTDERDIDESLAVEDHDVVMVPRGYHPVVVPYGYDSYYLNVMAGPTRAWHFKNDPRHEWIVERDSKG; encoded by the coding sequence ATGAGTTTGCTTGTGAAGGCACAGCGCGAAGGCCAGACGATCGCGCGCGTGACGCCCGAATCGGCGGGCTGGAAGTATGTGGGATTCGCCGCGTACCGGATGGAATCGAACGAGGTCGTGCACGTGCTGGAAGCGTCGCGCGAGGTGTGTATTGTGGTGATGGCGGGTGCCGTTGATATTGAAACCGATGCGCAGACGTGGACTGGGCTTGGTTCGCGTGACAGCGTGTTCGAGGACAGCGCGCCTGTTGCGGTTTATTTGCCGCCTGGCGTGCGGGCTATTGTTCGTGCCAATCGGCATGCGGAGGTGGGTGTGGCTAGTGCGCCGGCCAAGGGCGAGTATCCTGCGCGGCTGATCGAGTCTTCGCAGATGAAGCGGTCTGTGCGGGGTAAGGGCGCGAATACGCGGTATGTGTGCGATATTCTTCCGCAGACTGAGACGGCTGAATCACTGCTCGTGGTTGAGGTGCGTACGCCGGGTGGGCATTCGTCCAGCTATCCGCCGCATAAGCACGATACCAATAATATTCCTGCGGAAAGCTTTCTTGAAGAGACTTATTATCATCGGCTTAGTCCGCCGCAAGGGTTTGCGTTTCAACGCGTGTATACCGATGAGCGGGATATCGATGAGTCTCTCGCGGTCGAGGATCACGATGTCGTGATGGTGCCGCGTGGGTATCATCCTGTCGTTGTGCCTTATGGGTATGACTCTTATTATCTTAATGTCATGGCTGGGCCTACCAGAGCCTGGCATTTCAAGAATGATCCTCGGCATGAGTGGATTGTTGAGCGGGATTCGAAGGGTTAG
- the iolE gene encoding myo-inosose-2 dehydratase yields MSQFEVRIGINPLSWMNDDLPSLGGETPLDVALTEGREIGYQGFELGNKFPREPEALKALFKQYDLSLVSGWYSGRLADFSRSIEDECKAADSHLELLAKNGATVMVYGEVHNTIQGSPLPLYQRPRFFTDEQWNTYAKRLNEFARYTLSKGVRVAYHHHMGAYVETAADVDRLMALTTDDVGLLFDAGHITFAGGDALAVLNRHIGRVCHVHCKDVRPAVMKLARNRNWSFLDAVIAGAFTVPGDGAVDFSAIIDTLKRHGYRGWLVVEAEQDPAVAPSYAYAQKGYRTLRTLVDAPLDVAQEAA; encoded by the coding sequence ATGAGTCAGTTCGAAGTACGCATCGGCATCAATCCGCTGTCGTGGATGAACGACGATTTGCCGTCGCTCGGCGGCGAGACGCCACTCGACGTCGCGCTCACGGAAGGACGCGAAATCGGCTATCAGGGGTTCGAGCTTGGGAACAAGTTTCCACGCGAGCCCGAAGCATTGAAGGCGTTGTTCAAACAGTACGATTTGTCGCTCGTGTCCGGATGGTACTCGGGACGGCTCGCGGATTTCAGCCGCAGCATCGAGGACGAGTGCAAGGCCGCCGACTCTCATCTGGAGCTACTCGCGAAAAACGGCGCGACGGTGATGGTCTACGGCGAAGTGCACAACACGATCCAGGGCTCGCCGTTGCCGTTGTATCAGCGGCCGCGCTTTTTCACCGATGAGCAATGGAACACGTACGCAAAGCGCCTGAATGAATTCGCACGCTATACGTTGAGCAAGGGCGTGCGCGTCGCGTATCACCATCACATGGGCGCGTACGTCGAAACTGCCGCCGACGTCGATCGTCTGATGGCGTTGACCACCGACGACGTCGGACTGCTGTTCGACGCGGGCCACATTACGTTTGCGGGCGGGGATGCGCTTGCGGTGCTCAACCGGCATATAGGTCGCGTCTGTCATGTGCATTGCAAGGATGTGCGCCCTGCCGTGATGAAGCTCGCGCGCAATCGCAACTGGAGCTTTCTCGATGCGGTGATTGCGGGCGCGTTCACGGTGCCGGGCGACGGCGCTGTCGATTTTTCCGCGATCATCGATACGTTGAAGCGTCACGGTTATCGCGGCTGGCTTGTCGTCGAGGCGGAGCAGGACCCGGCCGTCGCGCCGTCGTATGCTTATGCGCAGAAGGGTTATCGCACGCTGCGCACGCTCGTCGATGCGCCCCTCGATGTCGCACAGGAGGCAGCATGA
- a CDS encoding ABC transporter ATP-binding protein, translating into MNPLLEIRDLRAWYGASQALHGVDLHIEAGEAVALAGRNGSGRSTLAKAIMGFVRTRGVIRFAGQPLEGRRAFEIARLGIGYVPEQRDVFPTLTVQENLQLGIQPRNARRAARFTLDDAQTLFPVLRERARTKAGALSGGEQQMLSVARALLRDPDLIVIDEPTEGLAGQVVAQLAAALKLLRERGVAMLLIEQRLVIADRIASRIAVMGHGEIVFDGSLESFRARPDVMREWLGVG; encoded by the coding sequence TTGAACCCATTACTGGAGATTCGCGATCTGCGCGCGTGGTACGGCGCGAGTCAGGCGCTGCACGGCGTGGACCTGCATATCGAAGCGGGCGAAGCCGTCGCGCTCGCGGGCCGCAACGGCTCGGGCCGCTCGACGCTGGCGAAGGCGATCATGGGTTTCGTGCGTACGCGAGGCGTGATCCGTTTCGCCGGACAGCCGCTGGAAGGCCGGCGTGCGTTCGAGATCGCGCGGCTCGGCATTGGTTATGTGCCCGAACAGCGCGATGTATTTCCGACGCTGACGGTGCAGGAAAACCTGCAACTGGGCATCCAGCCGCGCAACGCCAGACGTGCCGCCCGCTTCACACTCGACGACGCGCAAACGCTCTTTCCCGTGCTGCGCGAACGCGCGCGGACGAAGGCGGGTGCGTTGTCGGGCGGCGAGCAGCAGATGCTTTCGGTGGCGCGCGCGTTGCTCCGCGACCCTGATCTGATCGTGATCGACGAGCCGACGGAAGGACTCGCGGGTCAGGTCGTTGCGCAGCTTGCAGCGGCATTGAAACTGCTGCGCGAGCGTGGCGTCGCGATGCTGCTGATCGAACAGCGGCTCGTGATCGCCGACCGGATTGCGAGCCGTATCGCCGTGATGGGGCATGGCGAGATCGTGTTCGATGGTTCGCTGGAATCGTTTCGGGCGCGGCCCGACGTGATGCGCGAATGGCTCGGCGTGGGCTGA
- the iolD gene encoding 3D-(3,5/4)-trihydroxycyclohexane-1,2-dione acylhydrolase (decyclizing) yields MNQRALHHDVTTSPETAPQVSADGTIRLTAAQAVVRYLAAQRVETEDGTGTEPLFGGVFAIFGHGNVAGLGEALYQYRHELPTYRAHNEQAMAHSAIAFAKANFRRRMMAVTTSIGPGATNLVTAAALAHVNRLPVLLLPGDIFVSRAPDPVLQQVEDFHDGGISANDAFKPVSRYFDRIVHPAQLLNALPRAIRVLTDAALCGPVTLALPQDVQATAYDYPADFFAPRVVKFHAPAPVEHEVDEALAILRNAKQPMIVAGGGVLYGRATDALKAFATRYGIPVAETQAGKSALAWDDPLNLGSLGVTGSPGANEIAHDADCVLAVGTRLQDFTTGSNTLFTHARVIGINANAFDAIKHRGCIVQADARLALDALSSRLEGWRADAAWTSRAQQRANEWRDIVQKLTHAPQGVEGKGALPYDADVIGAVQRSSEHSTTNDIVVCAAGTLPAELHKLWRAGRPGAYHVEYGYSCMGYEIAGGLGAKLARPEREVIVMVGDGSYLMMNSEIATSVMLGAKLIVVVLDNRGYGCINRLQQACGGAPFNNMFDDCVQGSPGAPNIDFAAHARAMGAQAEHVANVQELEAAMQRARAADRTYLVCIDTDAARTTDEGGWWWEVAVPEVSQREGVRKARADYEAHISARGKDNE; encoded by the coding sequence ATGAACCAACGTGCGTTGCATCACGACGTGACGACCTCGCCTGAAACGGCCCCGCAAGTATCGGCGGACGGCACGATCCGTCTGACGGCCGCGCAGGCCGTGGTCCGCTATCTCGCCGCGCAACGCGTCGAGACGGAAGACGGCACGGGCACCGAGCCGCTGTTCGGCGGCGTGTTCGCGATCTTCGGGCATGGCAACGTCGCGGGCCTTGGCGAGGCGCTCTATCAGTATCGACATGAACTGCCGACTTATCGCGCGCACAACGAACAGGCGATGGCGCACAGCGCGATCGCCTTCGCGAAGGCGAACTTCCGGCGACGGATGATGGCCGTCACCACATCCATCGGTCCTGGCGCGACGAACCTCGTCACGGCGGCGGCGCTTGCGCATGTGAACCGCTTGCCCGTGTTGCTGCTGCCCGGCGATATCTTCGTGTCGCGCGCGCCCGACCCGGTGCTGCAGCAGGTCGAAGACTTCCACGACGGCGGCATCTCGGCCAACGATGCGTTCAAGCCCGTGTCACGGTACTTCGATCGCATCGTGCATCCGGCGCAATTGCTCAACGCGTTGCCGCGTGCGATTCGCGTGCTGACGGACGCCGCGCTGTGCGGCCCTGTGACGCTGGCACTTCCGCAAGACGTGCAAGCAACCGCGTACGACTACCCCGCCGACTTCTTCGCGCCGCGCGTGGTGAAATTCCATGCGCCCGCGCCCGTCGAACATGAAGTCGATGAAGCGCTCGCGATTCTGCGCAACGCGAAGCAACCGATGATCGTCGCCGGCGGCGGTGTGCTGTACGGCCGCGCAACGGACGCATTGAAAGCGTTCGCAACGCGCTACGGCATTCCTGTTGCGGAGACGCAGGCGGGCAAGAGCGCACTCGCGTGGGACGATCCGTTGAATCTCGGCTCGCTCGGTGTGACGGGTTCGCCCGGCGCAAATGAAATCGCGCACGACGCCGATTGCGTGCTCGCTGTCGGCACGCGTCTGCAGGACTTCACTACGGGTTCGAACACGCTCTTCACGCATGCGCGGGTGATCGGCATCAACGCGAATGCGTTCGACGCCATCAAGCATCGCGGCTGTATCGTACAGGCCGATGCACGGCTTGCGCTCGATGCGTTGTCGTCGCGGCTGGAAGGCTGGCGAGCGGATGCGGCGTGGACGTCACGCGCGCAGCAGCGTGCGAACGAATGGCGCGACATCGTGCAGAAGCTCACGCACGCGCCACAAGGTGTGGAAGGCAAAGGCGCCCTTCCCTACGACGCCGACGTGATCGGCGCGGTGCAGCGTTCGAGCGAACACTCGACGACGAATGACATCGTCGTCTGCGCAGCAGGCACGCTGCCCGCCGAACTGCACAAGCTGTGGCGCGCTGGACGTCCAGGCGCGTATCACGTCGAGTACGGCTATTCGTGCATGGGCTACGAGATCGCCGGGGGGCTTGGCGCCAAGCTCGCGCGGCCCGAGCGCGAAGTGATCGTGATGGTCGGCGACGGCAGTTATCTGATGATGAACAGCGAGATCGCTACCTCCGTGATGCTGGGCGCGAAGCTGATCGTCGTGGTGCTCGACAATCGCGGCTATGGCTGCATCAACCGCTTGCAGCAGGCGTGCGGCGGCGCGCCGTTCAACAACATGTTCGACGACTGCGTGCAGGGCTCGCCGGGCGCGCCCAACATCGACTTCGCCGCGCACGCGCGCGCGATGGGCGCGCAGGCGGAGCACGTGGCGAACGTGCAGGAACTCGAAGCGGCGATGCAGCGTGCCCGCGCCGCCGATCGCACGTACCTGGTCTGCATCGACACCGACGCCGCGCGCACGACGGACGAAGGCGGCTGGTGGTGGGAAGTCGCGGTGCCCGAAGTGTCGCAGCGCGAAGGCGTGCGCAAGGCACGCGCCGATTACGAAGCGCATATCAGCGCGCGTGGCAAAGACAATGAGTGA
- a CDS encoding sugar ABC transporter substrate-binding protein has product MRLCNGKASFKVLAAALTLAAGIGAMTAASTAQAADAKFVLISHAPDSDSWWNTIKNAIKQADEDFNVETDYRNPPNGDLADMSRLIEQAAARNYDGVIVTIADFDVLKSSLGKVTGKKIPLVTINSGTEEQSAQLGAIMHIGQPEYVAGKAAGEKAKAAGVKSFLCVNHFATNVVSFERCRGFADALGVNYKTSTIDSGQDPTEIQSKVSAYLRNHPNTGAILTLGPTPASATIKAVQQMGLAGKIYFATFDFSDDIAKGIQDGTINFAIDQQPYLQGYIAVAVLAIVKKEHTTDPTKIRQILQANPKFKERLQTYGLEPSYGPKNIRSGPGFITKANIDKVIKYAGQYR; this is encoded by the coding sequence ATGAGACTTTGCAATGGCAAGGCTTCGTTCAAGGTTCTGGCAGCAGCGCTGACGCTGGCGGCGGGCATCGGTGCGATGACGGCGGCATCGACGGCACAGGCGGCGGACGCGAAGTTCGTGCTCATCAGCCATGCGCCCGATTCGGACTCGTGGTGGAACACGATCAAGAATGCGATCAAGCAGGCCGACGAGGATTTCAACGTCGAAACCGACTACCGCAACCCGCCCAACGGCGATCTCGCCGACATGTCGCGCCTGATCGAACAGGCTGCGGCGCGCAACTACGACGGCGTGATCGTCACGATCGCCGACTTCGACGTGCTGAAGAGTTCGCTCGGCAAGGTCACGGGCAAGAAGATTCCCCTCGTCACGATCAACTCCGGCACGGAAGAACAGAGCGCGCAGCTCGGCGCGATCATGCATATCGGCCAGCCGGAATACGTGGCAGGCAAGGCAGCAGGCGAAAAGGCCAAGGCTGCCGGCGTGAAGTCGTTCCTGTGCGTGAACCACTTCGCCACCAATGTCGTTTCGTTCGAACGCTGCCGCGGCTTTGCCGACGCGCTCGGCGTGAACTACAAGACCTCGACCATCGACTCCGGCCAGGACCCGACGGAAATCCAGTCGAAGGTGAGCGCGTACCTGCGCAACCATCCGAACACGGGCGCCATCCTGACGCTCGGACCGACGCCCGCTTCGGCGACGATCAAGGCCGTGCAGCAGATGGGCCTCGCAGGCAAGATCTACTTCGCCACGTTCGACTTCTCGGATGACATCGCGAAGGGCATCCAGGACGGCACGATCAATTTCGCAATCGATCAGCAGCCGTATCTGCAAGGCTATATCGCCGTCGCCGTGCTGGCGATCGTAAAGAAAGAACACACGACCGATCCGACGAAGATCCGGCAAATCCTGCAAGCGAACCCGAAGTTCAAGGAACGCCTGCAGACTTACGGCCTCGAGCCGTCGTATGGGCCGAAGAACATCCGTTCCGGTCCGGGCTTCATCACGAAGGCGAATATCGACAAGGTCATCAAGTACGCGGGCCAGTACCGCTAA
- a CDS encoding ABC transporter permease, with the protein MGVAGKHYPTHGHDASGNDASGAEAQSAAPAQPGDERIRKESFFGHLLNRPEFAAISGTVLVFLVFALTAGSSGMFNLDGVMNWSQVSAYLGILAVGACLLMIAGEFDLSIGSMIGFAGMMVAIPSVYFHWPIWAAIIFAFAGSMALGALNGYLVMRTRLPSFIVTLAFLFILRGLTLALSIMVADRTIISGVGDLAQSDAITNFLFHGVALHGLFTSLAHMGIGSLLENGQPLVPGIPKVLLWWFALAAVGAFVLAKTRYGNWVLAVGGDANAAKNVGVPVRRVKISLFVLTAFCSCLFAVLQVCDIGSAAADRGLQKEFEAIIAAVIGGTLLTGGYGSVVGACFGALIFGVVQIGITYTNVSSDWFRVFLGVMLLIAVLFNHYVRRRVAQS; encoded by the coding sequence ATGGGCGTAGCCGGCAAACACTATCCAACACATGGTCACGACGCATCGGGCAACGATGCGTCGGGCGCCGAAGCGCAATCCGCCGCACCGGCACAGCCCGGCGACGAGCGCATCAGAAAGGAATCGTTCTTCGGGCATCTGCTGAACCGCCCCGAATTTGCCGCGATCTCCGGCACCGTGCTCGTGTTCCTTGTGTTCGCCCTCACGGCCGGCAGCTCGGGGATGTTCAATCTCGACGGCGTGATGAACTGGTCGCAGGTCTCCGCCTATCTCGGCATTCTCGCCGTCGGCGCGTGCCTGCTGATGATCGCGGGCGAGTTCGATCTGTCGATCGGTTCGATGATCGGCTTCGCGGGCATGATGGTCGCGATTCCGTCCGTGTACTTCCACTGGCCGATCTGGGCCGCGATCATCTTCGCGTTCGCAGGGTCGATGGCGCTTGGCGCACTGAACGGCTATCTGGTGATGCGTACGCGCCTGCCGTCGTTCATCGTGACGCTCGCGTTCCTGTTCATCCTGCGCGGCCTGACGCTCGCACTGTCGATCATGGTCGCGGACCGCACCATCATCTCCGGGGTCGGCGATCTCGCGCAGTCTGATGCCATCACTAACTTCCTCTTCCACGGCGTCGCGCTGCATGGACTCTTCACGAGCCTTGCGCACATGGGCATCGGCTCGCTGCTCGAGAACGGCCAGCCGCTCGTGCCCGGCATTCCGAAAGTGCTGCTGTGGTGGTTCGCGCTCGCGGCAGTTGGTGCGTTCGTCCTCGCGAAGACGCGTTATGGCAACTGGGTGCTCGCTGTCGGCGGTGATGCGAACGCTGCAAAGAATGTCGGTGTGCCCGTGCGCCGCGTGAAGATTTCCCTGTTCGTGCTGACAGCGTTCTGCTCGTGCCTGTTCGCCGTGCTGCAAGTGTGCGACATTGGCTCCGCTGCCGCCGACCGCGGCCTGCAAAAGGAATTCGAGGCGATCATCGCTGCGGTGATCGGCGGCACGCTGCTGACGGGCGGCTATGGATCAGTGGTCGGCGCCTGCTTCGGCGCGCTGATCTTCGGCGTCGTGCAGATCGGCATTACCTATACGAATGTCAGTTCGGACTGGTTCCGCGTGTTCCTCGGCGTGATGCTGCTGATCGCGGTGCTGTTCAACCACTATGTGCGCCGTCGCGTCGCGCAATCGTAA
- a CDS encoding ATP-binding cassette domain-containing protein: MSDTLKQDDIILSLENVSKYFGKVIALSGVTLRLRRGEVHCLLGDNGAGKSTLIKTLAGVHQPSAGDYLVDGKKVLFESPSDALDMGIATVYQDLALVPLLSVARNFFMGREPQKKLFGLVNVMDLETSATIAREKLAEMGINVRDPHQPIGTMSGGERQCLAIARAIHFGARVLILDEPTAALGVKQSFNVLKLIHKARAKGISVIFITHNVHHAYPIGDSFTLLNRGKSMGTYTKETITKDEVLDMMAGGAEMQKMIGELEGATI, encoded by the coding sequence ATGTCCGACACTCTCAAGCAAGACGACATCATCCTGTCGCTCGAAAACGTCAGCAAGTACTTCGGCAAGGTGATCGCGCTCTCGGGCGTCACCTTGCGCCTGCGGCGCGGCGAAGTGCACTGCCTGCTGGGCGACAACGGCGCGGGCAAATCGACGCTCATCAAAACGCTCGCGGGCGTGCATCAGCCCTCTGCCGGCGACTACCTCGTGGACGGCAAGAAAGTGCTGTTCGAATCGCCGAGCGATGCGCTCGATATGGGCATCGCGACGGTGTATCAGGATCTCGCGCTGGTACCGCTGCTTTCCGTCGCGCGCAACTTCTTCATGGGACGCGAGCCACAGAAAAAACTGTTCGGCCTCGTCAACGTGATGGACCTCGAAACGAGCGCGACCATCGCACGCGAAAAGCTCGCCGAAATGGGCATCAACGTGCGCGACCCGCATCAGCCGATCGGCACGATGTCGGGCGGCGAACGGCAGTGTCTCGCGATTGCGCGCGCCATTCACTTCGGCGCACGTGTGCTGATTCTCGATGAACCGACGGCCGCGCTCGGCGTGAAGCAGAGCTTCAACGTGCTGAAGCTGATTCACAAGGCGCGCGCGAAAGGCATCTCAGTGATCTTCATTACGCACAACGTGCACCACGCGTATCCGATCGGCGATTCGTTCACGCTGCTCAACCGCGGCAAGTCGATGGGCACGTACACCAAAGAAACCATTACGAAGGACGAAGTGCTCGACATGATGGCGGGCGGCGCCGAAATGCAGAAGATGATCGGCGAACTCGAAGGCGCGACGATTTAG
- a CDS encoding ABC transporter ATP-binding protein: protein MIPAIAVRRLDKRFGATRILRGVDLMVEPHERHALIGPNGAGKSTLFNLIAGAARPSAGRIELYGADITRLVPAAICRRGLARSFQTTSFFAKLSVFDNLRCAAQIANRDRMRWWQRYTATREGDERAEQVLNAVGLDDRRDVIAGTLSYADQRALDLGLALASGAHTLLLDEPTAGMNRAEAARAVELIRAATAGRTLLMVEHDMDVVFGLADRISVLVQGEVIATGTPDAIRADPAVRAAYLGDIGDAAQGAAR from the coding sequence ATGATTCCCGCCATCGCCGTGCGACGTCTCGACAAGCGCTTCGGCGCGACGCGCATCCTGCGCGGCGTCGATCTCATGGTCGAGCCGCACGAACGTCACGCGCTGATCGGTCCGAACGGCGCGGGCAAATCGACGCTCTTCAATCTGATCGCGGGCGCGGCGCGGCCGAGCGCGGGCCGCATCGAACTGTATGGCGCGGACATCACGCGTCTTGTGCCCGCGGCGATTTGCCGTCGCGGGCTCGCGCGCAGTTTTCAGACGACGAGTTTCTTCGCGAAGCTCAGCGTATTCGACAACCTGCGTTGCGCCGCGCAGATCGCGAATCGTGACCGCATGCGCTGGTGGCAGCGCTACACCGCGACGCGCGAGGGTGACGAGCGCGCCGAGCAAGTACTGAACGCCGTCGGTCTGGACGACCGTCGCGACGTGATCGCGGGCACGCTGAGTTACGCGGACCAACGCGCGCTCGATCTGGGCCTGGCGCTGGCGAGCGGCGCGCATACGCTGCTGCTCGACGAGCCGACGGCGGGCATGAACCGCGCCGAGGCAGCGCGCGCTGTCGAACTGATCCGCGCGGCGACGGCGGGCCGCACGCTGCTGATGGTCGAGCACGATATGGACGTCGTGTTTGGTCTCGCGGATCGCATCAGCGTGCTCGTGCAAGGCGAGGTGATCGCGACGGGCACGCCGGACGCGATTCGCGCCGATCCCGCCGTGCGCGCGGCGTACCTGGGCGATATTGGCGACGCCGCACAGGGAGCCGCGCGTTGA